The genomic stretch GGCCGCGCCGGATTTCATCATCCGCTTCATGTACCCGCCGGAGGGCAACGAGAAGGCCCTGGGGCTCGATTACAGGACTGTCCCGGACCAGTGGGACAAGGCCCTGGCCGCCAAGGAGAGCGGCCAGATGGCCGTGGCCGGCCCGCTGGACCTCGTGCAGGGCGGCGTGGGCCTGGTCGCACGGGTCCCGGTTTTCCGGGATGGCGACGGGGACTTCTGGGGACTGGTTTCGGCGGTCATCGATCTCGATACGCTGCTGGAACTCGCCGGGGAAGGCGCCCTGGCCTCCAGGCTGGACCTAGCCATGCGGGGCCGGGACGGCAAGGGTCTGCGGGGAGAGGTCTTTCGCGGCACGGCCGCGCTCTTCGACGAAGGCGCGCAGGCCGTGACCATGAACGTGTCCCTGCCTTCGGGGTCGTGGGCCATGGTGGCCGTGCCCAAGGGCGGATGGGCGACGGGGTCGCCCTATGCCTGGGCGGTTCACGCGTCCGTGCTCCTGCTGGCCGTCGTCGGCTGCTTCGCCAGAATCCAGAGCAGCTGCAATCGGCTTTCCCTGGCCGAAAGCGAGAGCCGCATGCGGGCCATGAGCCAGGCCAGCCACGACGCCCTGGTCATGATCGACGCCGATGACCGCATCACCTTTTGGAATCCGGCGGCCGAGGCCATGTTCGGCTATGCCGAGGCGGAGATGCTCGGCCGGAACATGCACGACGTCATCGTCAAGCCAACTCAGGTCGAAACGGCGAAGCATGCCATGGCGCGGTTCGCGAAGACCGGCACCGGGCCGGTCGTCGGCCGCGTCATGGAGATGGAGGGCGTGCGCAAGTCCGGGGAGATCTTTCCGGTGGAGAGGTCGGTGGCTGCCGTGCAGCTTCGCGGGCAGTGGTTCGCCGTCGGCAGCATGCGTGACATCTCGGCGCGCAAGCTGGCCGAGCGGCGGCTGAGCGAACTGGCCACGCTGGACGAGCTCACGGGGCTCGCCAATCGCCGTCATTTCATGGTCCTGGCCGAGGCGCAGCTCCGGCAGGCCATCCGCTACCGACAGGATTTCTGTTTTCTGATGTTCGACCTCGACCACTTCAAGACCATCAACGACACCTTCGGGCACGACATCGGCGACGAGGTGCTGCGCCGCGTGGGACATGTCATGCGGCAGGTCATGCGCGGCACGGACATATTCGGCCGGGTGGGCGGCGAGGAGTTCGCGGTGGCCATGCCCGAGACGGATCTGGCCGCGGCCCGCAGCGTGGCCGAGAGGCTGCGCGAGAAATTCATGGAGGTGACGGTCGACGCCTGGGGCAAGACCGTCGGCTTCACCGTGAGCATCGGCCTCGCCCGTCTGCAATCGCCGGAGACGGTGCTCTCCCAGCTCATGAAACGGGCGGACCTGGCCTTGTACGAGGCCAAGCGCGGAGGGCGCAACCGGGTCGTCAGCGATGAGGACGGGGATCGGCAAGACGCCTGACCGGCCCGATGAGGCCGGCGTCGCCGGGGGCCGCCTGTTTCGGCGGCGTCCGGAATCATGACATGCCAAGGAGCCGTACATGTCTGAGACCGCGCACCGCAATGCGACCATGGAGCCCCGGGACGAGCACAACCAAAGGCTTTTGTCCCTGGTCCACCCCCATGACTGGACCAATCCCGCACCCAAGTCCCGCTACAACCTCGTGGTCGTCGGGGCGGGCACGGCCGGGCTGGTCTGTGCGGCCGGCGCGGCCGGGCTCGGGGCCAGGGTGGCTCTGGTGGAACGGGACTTTCTCGGCGGCGACTGCCTGAATTTCGGCTGCGTCCCGTCCAAGGCGCTGCTGGCCGCGGCGCGCGCCGTCGCCGCGGTCCGCGGAGCCGGGGAGTTCGGCGTGCGCGTCTCCGGGGAAGTGGAGGTCGATTTCGGGAAAGTCATGGAGCGCATGCGCCGGCTGCGCGCCGACATCGCGCCCAACGATTCGGCCCGGCGCTTCCGGGACCTGGGCGTGGACGTGTTCCTGGGGCAGGGGCGTTTCCTGGACGCGCACACGCTTGAAGTCGGCGGGGCGCGCCTGTCCTTCGCCAAGGCCGTCATCGCCACGGGGGCGCGCGCCGCGGCCCCGGCCATGGAGGGCATGGACGGCCTGCCGTACCTGACCAACGAGACGGTTTTTTCCCTCACCGGGCTTCCCCGCCGGCTGGCCGTCATCGGCGCCGGCCCCATCGGCTGCGAGCTGGCGCAGGCCTTCGCCCGTTTCGGCTCCGAGGTGCTGCTGTTCGAGTCCGCGCGCGGCGTCCTGCCCAGGGAGGACCGCGAGGCGGCCGCCATCGTGCGCGCGGCGCTGCTGCAGGACGGGGTGAAAATTCTGGGCTGCGGCAAGAGCCAGAAGGCCTCGGCCGCCGAGGGCGGCGGGATCAGGCTGCAGTCGGCGGGCGAGGGCGGCGGGATCAGGCTGCAGTCGGCGGGCGAGGGCTGCGACGTGGTCGTGGACGAGGTGCTGGCGGCCGCCGGGCGAAGGCCCAACGTCGAGGGGCTGGGTCTGGAGGAGGCGGGGGTGGAGTACTCGGACAAGGGCGTCCGGGTGGACGACCACCTGCGCACCACCAACCCCGACATCTTCGCCGCCGGAGATGTCTGCTCACCCTACCAGTTCACCCACGCCGCGGACTTCATGGCCCGCACAGTCCTTCGCAACGCCCTGTTCAGGAGCCGGGCCAGGGCCAGCGCCCTGACCATCCCCTGGTGCACCTACACCGACCCGGAGCTGGCCCGTGTTGGGCTGACCGAGGCGGAGGCCAGGGAAAGGGGCGTGGCCGTCGAGACCTTCACCCGGGAACTGGCCCACGTCGACCGCTCCATCCTCGAAGGCCGCACCGACGGCATCGTGCGCATCCATGTGCGCAAGGGCACGGACAGGATCGTCGGCGCAACCGTCGTGGCCGAAAACGCCGGCGACCTCATCGCGGAAATCTCCCTGGCCATGACCAATGGGATCGGCATGGGCCGCATCGCAAACACCATCCACCCCTATCCCACCCGCGCCGAGGCCATCCGCCAGGCGGGCGACGCGTACAACAGAGGCAGGCTCACGCCGCTGGTCAGGTGGCTGTTCGGGAAATGGCTGTCCTGGACCTTGTGAGGGCGCAGGCGCTTCTTCTGTAGACAGATTCTCCCATTGCAGCGCTTGGATCCGGCTGGTCGGTCCATGTGGGGAATCCCGACGATGGCGCGAAAAGAGCTTGGGTTGGGAGTTCTTCCGTTGCGTTCTTTTCCGGTGCCCCGCCGCAGCTTTGCCGTGGTGCGCCGGGGATGGCCGCGTGGCCGGAGGGCCCCTGCCGGCCGGTCGGAGGGCTTACGGCATGCGGAGGTCCCTGGATATCGGCCCGGAGGATTCAGTAGATCTTGCGCTTGGAGAAGCTCGATCCCAGCACGGAAAAGGTGTTTTCGACGATGAACAGGGCGTGGGGATCGTGGGTGAAGGTGATTTGTTCGAGCTTCTTGAGCTGGATGTTGTTGATCACGGTCATGAGGACGTTTTTCTCGCGCTTGGTGAAGGCGCCCATGCCCCGCAGGAACGTGGCGCTCTGCTTCATGGAGTCCAGGATGGTCTGGGCGATGGCCTCGGAATGGTCGGAAACGATGAACACGACCTTGCGCTGGGAGAACAGGGACAGCGTGTGCTCGACCATGACCGAGGAAATGAAGACCATGATCAGCGAAACGATGACCTGGTCGATGGGCATGATGGCCAGGCAGAAGAGATACAGGGCCGCGTTGAAGGCGAAATAGACCTTGCCGACGCCGATGTTGAAATTCTGGAAGAGCCAGACCGCGATGATGTCGAGTCCGCCGCCCGAGCCCAGGGAGCGCAGGATGAGCCCGCCCCCGAGGCCGTTGAGCACCCCGCAGGCCACTGCCGCGTAAAGTTGCTCGTGGATGTCCAGGGTTGCGTCGATAAGTTCGTAACAGACCGATGTCGCCACCATGGCGTAGAGGCTGTAGAGAACGAAGCGCGGGCTCAGCTTGGTCCAGCCCAGGACAAAGGCGGGCAGGTTCAGCAGGAAGAAGAATATGCCCGGCGAGAGCCAGCCTGTGGTGTAGTAGATGATCGAGCCCACGCCGAAGAACCCGCCGGGTATGAATTGCTGAGGCAGGGCAACGGCCTTCATGGCGAAGGAGTAGAGGATGGCGCCGGCGGTGATCAGTAGCAGATTCCAGCGGACGGAGTAGGTGAAATCGAATCTGGTGCGTTTCGTGGCCTCAGTCGATGTCTGTGAAACGAACATTCCTGCTCTCCGGATCGCCCGTGGCCAGGATGTCGGGCATGAAGCCTGCCAGGGCGGAGGTCTGCCGGGAAGGAAACCCACGGCCATGTTGCGGCGCGGGCGAGGGTGAAGGCTGTGCGAGGCCATGCCGCGTCCCGAGTGCGGCGCGGGCTGGCCCATTCGTTGTCCCGTCCGTGTTCAGCTCCCCCTGGAGGGGACGGGCACCTTTTCCCGGTCATTGAAAGCCTACAAGTAGCCCACACACAGGTGCACTGTCGAGCGCAGGCCGTCCGGGCTTCGATGTGACGCGAGGCGACAGGGCTATGACCGGGTTTCTTGTCCTGATTGACAGGGAACATGGCAGGTTTTATTTTGCATATAAATCTAGTCAATATTCTATTCAATTTATACTAAATATATTTGATTAATAAACATATAATTATCAAAATACTATGCATTGTTCTAGGCAAATCGTATTAAAATTCGAGTCGAAGGTGACGCTGTGGCACTGTCGCTGACGGAATTTCTAGAACACGGGCCGGCCACGTCCAGGGAGATCCAGGACGCGACCGGGTTGTCGCAGGCTGCCGTGTCGAGGCAACTGCGGAAACTGGGGCATCGCGTCGTGGCAATCAGGAGCGGCAGGACTCCGCGATACGTCCTGACGCGAAACGCCTTCGGCGGTGGGGACCGGCTGCCTTTGGCCGTGGTCGATGCGCACGGCGACGCCGTCGTCGTCGCTCATGTCCGTCCCTTGGTCACGGGAGGTTTCCTTGTCGAGCCGACGCCGGGGATGTCTTCGCTGCTGTTGGGCGACAGCGGCGACGGGTCGTATGATGATCTTCCGTATTTTCTGCAGAACATGGGGCCCCAGGGATTTGTCGGGAGGCAGATCGCCAGGGCGATGAGCGCTCGTTTCCCGGAATTCCCGGATGATCCAAAATGGTGGACGACACATCATATAGGAAGATTTCTGATATCCAATGGGGACGATCTCCCCGGCAACTTCACGTTCGGGGAGCAGGCGCTGCTTCGCGTGCGCCGCAGGCCTGACGCCGTCGATGACGCGGAGTATCCTCGTCTGGCAGACAGAGTCATGGAAGGCGAGGTGCCGGGATCTTCGGCCGGAGGGGAGCAGCCCAAATTCACCGCGTTCAGCGGAAAGAGCATGTCGCATGTCATCGTCAAGTTTTCGCCGCCCGGCAACGGCGAGATGTCGAGACGGTGGCGTGACGTGCTCATTACGGAATATCATGCCGCTGTGACATTGCGTGAGAACGGTTTTCAGGTTGCGGAAACGAGATTGCTCGAGACGGGCGGACGGCTGTTTTTGGAGTCGCGACGGTTTGACCGGGCCGGAGAATACGGCCGGATGTCGATGATCTCCCTTGCGGCCGTTGATGTGGAGTTCGTCGGGTCGGGTTCAAGCTGGCCGCGTGCGCTCAAGGCGCTGGCCGGGAGAGGGTTGATCGCCCCGGAGCATGTTGTTGCTGCCGAGTCGTTATGGTGTTTCGGGAAACTCATTCACAACACGGACATGCATCTGGGAAATCTGAGTCTGGCCCTGGACGGAGACGCCTTCCGGCTGTTGCCCGTGTACGA from Desulfomicrobium escambiense DSM 10707 encodes the following:
- a CDS encoding diguanylate cyclase; this encodes MLPRKQFNLSDVMRCRKTLVWLLVIALSAACADYAMCRLLARQFRQDQEIAVTLELGAFRARLEERINTNLYLVHGMAANIAVRPDMSAREFNDLARALLSTRNSLRNIGAAPDFIIRFMYPPEGNEKALGLDYRTVPDQWDKALAAKESGQMAVAGPLDLVQGGVGLVARVPVFRDGDGDFWGLVSAVIDLDTLLELAGEGALASRLDLAMRGRDGKGLRGEVFRGTAALFDEGAQAVTMNVSLPSGSWAMVAVPKGGWATGSPYAWAVHASVLLLAVVGCFARIQSSCNRLSLAESESRMRAMSQASHDALVMIDADDRITFWNPAAEAMFGYAEAEMLGRNMHDVIVKPTQVETAKHAMARFAKTGTGPVVGRVMEMEGVRKSGEIFPVERSVAAVQLRGQWFAVGSMRDISARKLAERRLSELATLDELTGLANRRHFMVLAEAQLRQAIRYRQDFCFLMFDLDHFKTINDTFGHDIGDEVLRRVGHVMRQVMRGTDIFGRVGGEEFAVAMPETDLAAARSVAERLREKFMEVTVDAWGKTVGFTVSIGLARLQSPETVLSQLMKRADLALYEAKRGGRNRVVSDEDGDRQDA
- a CDS encoding mercuric reductase — its product is MSETAHRNATMEPRDEHNQRLLSLVHPHDWTNPAPKSRYNLVVVGAGTAGLVCAAGAAGLGARVALVERDFLGGDCLNFGCVPSKALLAAARAVAAVRGAGEFGVRVSGEVEVDFGKVMERMRRLRADIAPNDSARRFRDLGVDVFLGQGRFLDAHTLEVGGARLSFAKAVIATGARAAAPAMEGMDGLPYLTNETVFSLTGLPRRLAVIGAGPIGCELAQAFARFGSEVLLFESARGVLPREDREAAAIVRAALLQDGVKILGCGKSQKASAAEGGGIRLQSAGEGGGIRLQSAGEGCDVVVDEVLAAAGRRPNVEGLGLEEAGVEYSDKGVRVDDHLRTTNPDIFAAGDVCSPYQFTHAADFMARTVLRNALFRSRARASALTIPWCTYTDPELARVGLTEAEARERGVAVETFTRELAHVDRSILEGRTDGIVRIHVRKGTDRIVGATVVAENAGDLIAEISLAMTNGIGMGRIANTIHPYPTRAEAIRQAGDAYNRGRLTPLVRWLFGKWLSWTL
- a CDS encoding YitT family protein; the encoded protein is MFVSQTSTEATKRTRFDFTYSVRWNLLLITAGAILYSFAMKAVALPQQFIPGGFFGVGSIIYYTTGWLSPGIFFFLLNLPAFVLGWTKLSPRFVLYSLYAMVATSVCYELIDATLDIHEQLYAAVACGVLNGLGGGLILRSLGSGGGLDIIAVWLFQNFNIGVGKVYFAFNAALYLFCLAIMPIDQVIVSLIMVFISSVMVEHTLSLFSQRKVVFIVSDHSEAIAQTILDSMKQSATFLRGMGAFTKREKNVLMTVINNIQLKKLEQITFTHDPHALFIVENTFSVLGSSFSKRKIY
- the yjjJ gene encoding type II toxin-antitoxin system HipA family toxin YjjJ, with protein sequence MALSLTEFLEHGPATSREIQDATGLSQAAVSRQLRKLGHRVVAIRSGRTPRYVLTRNAFGGGDRLPLAVVDAHGDAVVVAHVRPLVTGGFLVEPTPGMSSLLLGDSGDGSYDDLPYFLQNMGPQGFVGRQIARAMSARFPEFPDDPKWWTTHHIGRFLISNGDDLPGNFTFGEQALLRVRRRPDAVDDAEYPRLADRVMEGEVPGSSAGGEQPKFTAFSGKSMSHVIVKFSPPGNGEMSRRWRDVLITEYHAAVTLRENGFQVAETRLLETGGRLFLESRRFDRAGEYGRMSMISLAAVDVEFVGSGSSWPRALKALAGRGLIAPEHVVAAESLWCFGKLIHNTDMHLGNLSLALDGDAFRLLPVYDMCSMGFAPRSGGEVRLYAFAPRHPQRLVINDETYGAARRMAAGFWDSVARDGRISSEFQEFLRQGNPVEMME